GGGGTGGGGCTGCGGCTTTTGGGCTCGTTTGGCTTGGAGTTGGGTCTGGTGTGCTTTGGCGGAGTTTGGGTGCGGTGATgcgggacaccttgtatatctgtatatattgtagacttttaagaatagttgtataacaaactagttttttttccCAACTTTTTTGAGGACAGTACTGCATACAAGTTGTTAAATGAACTTAGACATGACCCCTCTATTGTAAAACAGTATGTTTATATAATGCTTGAATtaattgagtttgagtttgagaaATATAACTTCTAAAGATTAAAATTACCCCTGGATTAAtattaccctgtatattttgatCTGCACTTTTTTATTTGGTCTACTTTTATTCTTCGTATAAGCCTCTTGAAGCCTTTGTTTCTTAGTgtttttaactcattttataaaaatacaggaTATATCTCCTGTGATCAACTCTAAACAGGCAGaacatttttaagcaaaatggTTTGGCCGGATTcttcatttttctctttaactAAGATAGATCAAATaatgaaactaaaaataattaattatattatattaaaatatttagaacttttaaaaaaattagatgagggcaattcaaaaaattacagCGTCAAAGCAAAGAATGTCGTACTCTAATATTTAACGTTAGGTGATTCAGTGATAACATCTGATATAGTCAATGCCAATGGATATTTTTAGGTCACTATGTtatgaagatatttttttttaagtttctttgaTTTTGGTGCCCTTGAGTAGTGCTAATTACAATCtctaatctatttaaaataactcaaataattatgatttttatttaacgtGTTTCTTTCTACAAATTGCTATTATtgtattttcatatttctaaGCTCGACTCTACagaataagaaatttatttaaaaaagttcgtTAGTTTTAATGAACTTGTTTAAttacctctaaaaaaaaataatatattaaattatctgCTAAAAAGTGCACTTCAGTATTTGCTtggttttgatttaaatttaaataattttacaaaccCTGTTTGTTTTTGAACTCTACCAGCTTATAAATAAATCTCCTTTTTgcatattatatgtattttgtatATCTTCCTTGTTATAAAGAATTGttgctttgaaaaaaataataaaaaaaacatgcgaCGTCGGCGAGTTTTTATGCAAGAGtttcttttctgttttaaacttatttagTTTCTAATTATTTAGTAAGGGAAATTAATCAGACCCttaaaaatgtatctaaaacaACAGCAGCTTTTTGGCTCGCAGAAACTGCTGTTATATTGTCTGAGTCTTCAGAATTTGCTGCTTTGTCATCAAGAATGTTGAAATACAATAGTTTTAGGAATTTTACATTATAGCATTAAGGCTCATAAAATTTAGGAtcttaaaacatttactttaaattCACTGGTTTAATAACAAAACATTCTTATATTTGAAACTAGTTTTCgcttttttacgaaaaattataagtaacATTATTACAGTATAAACAAATACGCACAATCGGTATTGTCTAGTCAGATGTTGATTTGGTAAGAGATTAGGTTAAcaatcagtttttagatacttTTAGAGATAGAgctcaaaaaaacatttactttcTTTAAATTATCTCTGGTATAAATAAGGTTAGATTGCCTACCTATTCTACCAAGtaatgatatacagggtgtcaatttgaaaacttacccacccctattatctcgaaacgggttaggtttttataaaatcgctaggacacgtcgattttattatcgagggggaacaatttttatgcagaaatcacttcgtctctttcaaccccctaccccccagaacctccctctcaaaaatcttaaatggcaataggggttgagtgatacctcatttgaaagaactttttattctctacattttggcaccttattttttaaatttgagtgctgcgttgccaagttagggttatttaaacattgttaaattacttattattaaacattattcctgtaagtgttttaaatacgttgaagatatgatttctattggaacatgtttgaccataaagcgaaccggtgcatttctcactgaaagtatttatcaatccgacaaattcttttggtcatgaaaaataaacatttaattttttttcttttttgtttattttcgtttgcaatggaattcgtctcaatacagttcgatgatatgatccgaaatttaaaatagtatttagtgaactttcctaccagtcaatgtcactaggtatttaaatcagttaaaatttatttcgataatttgtgtgttattgttagttactatggtatacacgcttaggcaaagaattgaaatgatttttatttatggcgagcaaggaagatgcgcaagaagaacggcagaagtttttaataatagaaatcctaattgtaatgtaagtcacagatacattttggacgtagtagctaaatttaatgaaacgggttcagttggaaacaaaacaagggcaagtcggcgtgttttaaacgaagatgctcaagtagagattttgggaacattcgttgcagaacccaccaattctctccgtacagtagcacgtctaactggaatgttacatgaaactgtacgacgagcattacagttacataaatatcatccgtacaagatgcaaattttacaggaacttcatgaggacgattttgataggagaatagagttttgcgaaattatgtccaacttaataaacactcgtgcaattgtggtaagcaacatttgcttcagtgatgaatgtacctttttcctaaacggccatgtcaataggcagaattgtcgatactggagtgaggacaatccccacattttcagagagggtgctacacagcggccacaaaaaattaatgtttgggctggtattcttggaaatgctgttataagaccgttgtttattgaacaaaacgtaactggagagctctacttatacctacttgaagatgtaattgatcctttgataacaactgaactggaaaatcaagttggtaacattttgcaagaaaacgaactacactttcagcaagatggagctacgccgcattattttcggccagtgcgggagtggttgaataacagattccctaaccaatggattggtagaaggggaccgatagaatggcctgctaggtcatcagacttaacgccgttagatttttttttatgggggcacataaaatcggttgtttacaaaactcagcctgatgatatcgaagatttaaaaagaagaactACTGAGGCAAGTAGGGCTATTCCAGAAGAGGTATTTCAGAATGTTCGGGaagaatttgagaatagactttatttttgtttggagaacaatggagaacactttgaacacctcttaaagtagatgtgatattaaaataaattttaggcgtgcttttgtaaagaccataattgtaacggctatgcaaatgtttaataaaaataatattaacctaaataacatgtttcaatgtaatattaacctaaataacatgtttcaatgcaaatcatagctttaacgtaattaaaacacttacaggataaatgtttaataataattaatttaacaatgtttaaataaccctaacttggcaacgcagcactcaaatttaaaaaataaggtgccaaaatatagagaataaaaagttctttcaaatgaggtatcactcaacccctattgccatttaagattattgagagggaggttctggggggtagggggttgaaagaggcgaagtgatttctgcataaaaattgtcccccctcgataataaaatcgacgtgtcctagcgattttataaaaacctaacccgtttcgagataataggggtgggaagttttcaaattgacaccctgtatataaccaAAGTAACTTTAAACGAATGATTGACGTTATTTAAGTCTAATAAGgtaaactatataattttaagtattatcATCTAATATAATAGAAGAATAAGGATACTATCAACAGAATCATTTCTTGACTTGGTACCAAAGGTATGTCCAGACCAAGAAACATCGCCAGAAACAACTTTGCAACATTGCAACATCGAGTTTCCATTGACGGCTTGTATCCGGCAACATGTTGCACTAGATGTGTCGCGTCCAAAtgtaaatttgaatattatagcaacaataaaacatttaataaataatatggacTGCTTGGAAGCCGCTTGAATTACTGCAGCTTTTATTACAATTAGAGCTCatcaaaaacaaagaaaaaaaaagcgtTGGTGGAGaagagaattatttaaaaataatgaaaattacgGAAATAATTTAATGGCCGAATTAATTCTTAATGACGGAAGtggttttaaaaactttgtGAGAATGACTAAAAGAGATTTTGAAGAATTATTGTTATTGGTAGCtccaaaaatctataaaaagaaCACGAATTACCGTGCCTCAATTTCACCTTCAGTTCGATTAGCAGTGACTCTTCGATATTTGGCTACTGGGGATTCTTACACAAGTCTAAtgtacttatttaaaatatcaaagcaGTCCATATCTTTAATTGTTCCTGAAGTTTGTGAAGTGATTATTGCAGTTTTACAAGAATATTGTCAGATAAGTAAAGAaacactaatttttaatattttctaatgacTTATTACAAACTTATTGATAAACATCACTTGGTTTTAATACTAAGAATTCACCAATGGTTGAATATTCAGCGGTTGATGCTTGCTTAGTCATTTCTTTTTCCAGGGGAGAGTTTATTTGCTTTAAGGCTTGCTGAGATTATTGAGTTATTAACCCGGTGGTATGAGCAGGTTGGCACTAATAGGATTGAAACTGATGAGTATAGGATTGACTGTCAGTAAGCGTATTTGTAGGAGACAACATTGGAGATGATGAATGTGATGAACATACAGATAAGTGCTCGGGGGTTTGATTGTATGCagtaggttttttttaaaaatcgtcaTATTCACCCATCttcaatttgaataaaatgttaTCTATGTGATGCTTAGCTAAACATACAGCTCGGTGGCTTTGCTTGGCATTGCGCATCCTGCAAGAAACATTTTCCCGTAGACGGTATAATCATTTTCTGCCTTACATCTGTCATAAATTTATACGCTTCATCGACTTTCTCATCTTCAgcttttttcttaagttttttatttattatttcggGCATTGAAAAaccattttcttttctttttactgCAATTGGTTTTTGAATGTTAGAAGGACCAGGATTAAATAGATTTTCTGGTTCTGAAGCAgtataattttgtttcacaaTAGTTTCTATATTGCTGTCGTTACTCTCATTTTCATCAGTTTCAATCTTAAATTAAGAAAGgaacttttaaaatacttttattttttacaaattttaaaaaatatttttcaatatttttttttcgggttCCTTCATCGGAAAATGAATGGTTAAAAATCGCggaaggatttaaaaaaaaatggaacttTCCACATTGTTTGGGAGCGATTGAAGGGAAGCACGTACAAATTGAAGCACCAGAAAATAGTAGCAGTATCTACTATTACTACCATGGAACATATATTATTGGTTTAATGGCTATAGCAGATGCAGACTATAAGATCAGGTATGCCGATGTAGGCTGCCAAGGTAGAATTTCAGATGGTGGTGTGTTCAATAGTACAGATTTTCACGGCAAGTTTgttaataacaaattaaaaatacccaattataaaatattgcaCAGCTTACAGAAGCCCCTTTCATTTCTAATAGTAGCTGATGATGCATTTGCATTAAGCacgaatttaattaaacctttCCCTGGCTCTTATGAAAAAGGATCAAATGAAAGAGCTTTCAACTATCGATTATCTCGAGCAAGACGAATTATTGAAAATGTATTTGGTTTACTGGCTGCTGTTTTTAGGATAGTTAGAAGACCTATAGCTTTAGAGCCTAAAAAGGTCACTTCTATTGTTCTTGCTTGCATTCATATACATAACTATCTTCGGAACAGTTATTAGAGGTAATTGGCGCAGTGAAATTGATGGAATAGCTATGCTCAATTTACAAAACATTTCTAGAAGGAGCTCTGAAAATGCTAAACAGATCAGAAATGAATTTGCAAGATATTTTAATTCACCTCAAGGAATGGTACCATGGCAACATAATTTTGcataattattatcttaaatcattaggtaaaaatatagtataaaaaaataaaaactaatgttTTAGTTATACATGCCATCCCATGGTAAAAATGTTAAACTAGTTGTCAGATTTAACGGAACACCTTACGTTTTTTGAGCAAACTTAATCTTCAACAATTTTCCCAATCCATGAGGGTACATAATTATATTTGTACAGTAAAAAAACAATGTAGGTActtattaatattgaaaaaatagtaTAGTGAAAAATGTAAGATTAAACAACGACACTTACCTCTAGAGTACTACGGCTTTCTATAGAAACGCTATTTTCATTAAGAAAACTTAAGGGATTATAACCAAACCATTCAGTCTCTGGGGAATTGGCTCCGGCCCCACTTTTTTCAGCGACAAGTTTCTTTTTATGCTCACGGTGGAACTgagtttttaaagattttattttttttgaaatctccTCACTCTCAACAATAAAatcttagatattttatttatctcatAAACTTTATATTTCTATCTCTGCGAGTATAAGTTTTTTGCAAATCCCACAATGCATGAGCTGCGTGAAACAGCTCTATAAGttctaaaactttatttttggtCCACATTTTACCTATAAATGtacattaatttataaaatagaaatcaaaatacaaataaagtagatatatacaaaataaacaatactAATAGTTACTTACAATAACTAACTAACTAATAGCTATAATACTAACTAATAGCTACTTACCTACAGTAAATTTTTAACACTATCTATGCTTAACTATATCCTATATCTGTATCTGATGTATATATCTTAATaccgaaaaaaaatcaacacaattaTATCAGTTTTGCCACACACGGACCACACTGGCCGATGTTACCCATTTTAGGCGGGAAACACGCAACAACCAATATTCTTTGATGTTTATGCCGTCGTCACTTTGTCTGATGTTGCAAAGTTGCCGCCACAATAACAACATCAGTCGACAACATCGAGAATCGCTTTGTTGCCGACGATTATCGTCCGGTCTGGACTAAGCTTTAGTCGTAAAGGCCAATTTTACTTTAAGAATCACCATACAATACTAATACTAAGGCCACAAAGACTcgttcttaatattttatttattaaatcttaagTACATATATcagttgaaataaattatatttttatatttgataaatataaaGGAAGCGATATCgcataatttcttaaataatgattatttaatCACTAAAGGCAGCCTAAATAGACAttcttattttaacaaatttcctttattaatattttcttcaacTTCACAATACAGATttatagaatattaatattatgttaaGGATAAAATAACCAGGCATACATAGTAAAATGCCTTCAAAAAAAATCAcgatataaatacaaaatagcaACAAAACCTTGAAATTCGATTATATTAtagcaataataaataaaactacaaTAACCGCCAAGACTTTTGGACGATCTCTAGTAGTTTTCTGCGATGGAAACTCCTCAcctataaaaaattgtattttaattataacaaatcTGGTATAATGGGAACATTTATAGAACACCAGCTTCAGTATGCAATTAATCAATAAACACAAAAGGCTCCAGGCAAtatccagaaaatttaaaattgcatataaagGCTAATATTTTCAGAAGTTTctaaacatttacaaaatatgtGCAGTGAAcgacttttatttctttttttcacttttaacaacctaattttttttaggttagaaattatatatatttgaaaaaactaatttttttaggcatcatcgtttaatttgataaattataGCATTTACAAATATGctcatatattattttgttactaaGCAAgtaacaaatttttcagaaatactCTAACTAtactaaaatctaaataattctTAAGCTATTTCGAAATTTAGTTTACTTATTCTTATTTAtgtcaaacatttaaaaagtataCACTTCCTCAGttcattcaaataattttctctaaaatatctacttgaaatattttattacgagTATATACTTCATACAAATCTATAGATGCTTTATTCTTAAGAcccattaaataattaattaattttttggtattaatttaataagttccAGTTTTTTAGGTGTCCACCTTGAAAATACCAAAAAGTTTTTGTAGACCTACCAATTTGTAagtacattattttaaatacagtaaatctggaaaattttgtcatagagATATACCGGTCCGACTAACAAAGATTCTGGATACGGAAAACAATAGCGTTTGTTTTACTCTCTCTGACTACAAATTTAACAGAGAGGTAGCCTATTTTAATATAACCTATTTAGCCTATTTTaagtaactattttaattttattaattattgataagttaattaatataataaattccaaacatctccttttttatttatgacaaCCGACAAGTCAAACTTCATATTACGACAATAGAGGTTCAAAAGATTAAAACAATTCTAGTCATTAAATCCCAAAAATATGGCAGAAACAGAGGTCAAAGAACAAAAAGAAGACCCAAAGAAGATTGTGCACACTTACCCTTTTATAAGGCATTCTGATATGCCTGAAGAAGCCAAACTGGAAACTATGGAATTAGTCGTAACTGCCTGCGAGAAGTTTTCGAATAGCAACGAGGCGGCAGCCAAGATGATAAAAGATGAAATGGACAAGAGATTGGGGCCTCCGTTTCACGTAGTCGTAGGCGAAGACTTCGGTTTTGAAATCTCGTATGAATGTACTAATTTGCTTTATATGTTTTTTGGTGGTAACTTGGCTATTGTCATATGGAAATGTGAATAGCTTTTCCAAGcatgattaaataaaacaataattttttaagccctatattagtaataatataacCTTTATATACCAAGATATATTGAACGAATTTAATGACTCTTTAAAAACGTCATTaacatttttggattttaaataaaccaataaTAATACTACAAAagttttgtagttttatttCAGCAACTAATACATATACTTTATACTCAATTACCACAGGTCCATTATCTACCTTTGTATTAGAAACCCTCTGCATGTCATAGCGCCAAGAAAGTTTTCCGAACTACAAAGCTTTACTAAGTTTCAAGTTTCTCATCGCAAAGGCAAAATAGATTCTCTGGTCCTTGAGCTTTCGTCTTGTGTTTGATGGAACTGATAAGTTCGCAGGTTTATCATCTGCCTACCTCTATAATGAACGATGACTTGCACGCTTGCCTGTCTAGCGTTAGAAGGCACACACGTATAATTCCCAGTATGCTGTGGTAAAGCCCTTTGAAAGATAAGCTCAGTGGCCAACTCTCCTTCGTGGACGACCGCGCCGTCCTTTAAGTCGTAGTTTATTACTCTATTGTCGCGATACCtgtaataaacttatttttttatcatgctttataaatgaattttttaaaagtataaaaacatttaaatcatattaaaagcatttttgaaaaattctcgatttttataaattaagctTGCCAATTAATGtgtatattatttgaaaattctgtTTCTTAATGAGTCTGTATACAAAATACGAGAGCACAGTGAAAGGTTATACATACGATATATACTAAATAGTTTATGATGTACACGATTCTTATAGAACAAAGGCATTTGCCTTCCCAAATGTGAAGAATTGAAGATCAGCTGAAGTTCATACTAATATAAACATACAAGTTACTGTTTGGCATCTATACCATGTCATGTAGATTTGATAAATTTTACCATTGAAAATTCCCTCAAAAAGTGCCGGGACGAAGATTACCCTAAATTGGCaagtttactttttaatattatgccCATCGAAAAGGTTTCCAAGGATGAAATGTAAAATTACAGGtaatcaaaattttctttttaatattatgatgTAAGTTTGACCAAATTTGGTAGGCTGAGAAAAATATACACGTCGTTGACGTTCAGAAAGAACTTTAGGCCTTCAATGAAGTTACAGAACAACCAACAGAAATCtgattgaaatatatttttatctcattatttttttttctcataactCCATCAGTTTAATTCCTATAGCAAAACTTAAGATTGTTTGACTTGCTAAAAACAAGTTTGGTTAGGtgcattaattttaaacttctaGCTTAGATGAGTTTTTAGAATATGGTAAATGATATACATTGCGGTATAGCATGCAATCATTAAAGATAAATACTTAACAGGTTAAATGATCTAAGTAGCCAaagtatttatcaaaaaatttattatttaattcaaacgctatttatcttatttaataTTACCATTGTATGAAATAGGCAAGGGAGATTCCTAATGAAACTTTCCTTTGTTAAATTCCCAAATTGAATTTCATACATGTGTACAGAAAGATtgattatcataattttttttaaatgaccaaTGTTAGTGATGATTATTAATAGACTGTTCTTGCGGCTAATTGGGGTGCTTTAATATTGCGCGAAGATCAACGTAGATAATTATTGGATGTGTGATTCactaaattttataacttttttaatatttgaaggaTAAGTCCAGATATTTACGACATTTTACTAATGATAAATCCTACAGCTTTCATTATTTCTTCAAATATCTTAccgtataaaatattctttaaaagaaaCTTACCAAAACATGTACCTGGGCTGTATCATTATATTGCTATGATGAGGTTTATGATAGCCATCAGTTAGATTTATAATGCAGCTGAGCCTTATAGGAAATCCCTTGTCTACTTCTCGAATATCAGGGCCTAATATTGACGCGCGAgcctcttaaaaaataaaacaatattattaatatatttctcTAACTTAAGTagtttaattaaga
The sequence above is a segment of the Anthonomus grandis grandis chromosome 12, icAntGran1.3, whole genome shotgun sequence genome. Coding sequences within it:
- the LOC126743042 gene encoding dynein axonemal light chain 4-like; amino-acid sequence: MAETEVKEQKEDPKKIVHTYPFIRHSDMPEEAKLETMELVVTACEKFSNSNEAAAKMIKDEMDKRLGPPFHVVVGEDFGFEISYECTNLLYMFFGGNLAIVIWKCE